A stretch of Alligator mississippiensis isolate rAllMis1 chromosome 14, rAllMis1, whole genome shotgun sequence DNA encodes these proteins:
- the ERAL1 gene encoding GTPase Era, mitochondrial → MAAPSAAVLRAVAGRALRGRLAGLGRSWLLERRAWGAACPTSCAGGRATPNDTLGLPREHPPPVPACGAERGRLLVHQPDQPDNPKVLRVAIIGAPNAGKSTLSNQLLGRKVFPVSKKVHTTRCNAHGVVTHEDTQLIILDTPGLTSPQKAKRHNLEKSLISDPWDSMKHADLVLVLVDVSDQWTRNQLSPQVLKCLSQFLQIPSILVLNKVDLLKKKHLLLDLVVQLTEGVVSGKKVAVKPLFKPHSHSTKSTPLQGAQAPLPENAAKESSCPQKAGQAQLGYDSDADSAVRSSGLLHTLEGTGEVPMPSPPVPGDSKKKGWPHFREVFMLAALHADGVETLKRHLLLQAKPGPWEFHSRVLTSQSREEICDNIIREKLLEYLPKEVPYSVLQKMESWSEGPAGELVIQQTLLVQKLTHKNMLIGKDGNMISRIAQEAGSDLSDIFLCDVCLKLGVKLTN, encoded by the exons ATGGCGGCACCCAGCGCCGCGGTGCTGCGGGCGGTGGCGGGCCGGGCGCTGCGGGGCCGCTTGGCGGGGCTCggcaggagctggctgctggAGCGCCGGGCCTGGGGCGCGGCCTGTCCTACGAGCTGCGCCGGGGGCAGGGCGACCCCGAACGacaccctggggctgccccgCGAGCACCCGCCGCCCGTGCCGGCCTGCGGGG CGGAGCGAGGTCGCTTATTGGTGCACCAGCCGGATCAGCCCGACAACCCCAAGGTGCTTAGGGTCGCCATCATTGGGGCGCCGAACGCCGGGAAATCGACCCTCTCGaaccagctgctgggcaggaag GTGTTCCCGGTGTCCAAGAAGGTGCACACCACGCGATGCAATGCCCACGGTGTCGTCACACACGAAGACACTCAGCTG ATCATTCTGGACACACCTGGCCTCACCAGTCCTCAGAAAGCCAAAAG GCACAATCTGGAGAAGTCCCTCATCAGTGACCCATGGGACAGCATGAAACACGCAGACTTGG ttctggttttggtggatgtGTCGGATCAGTGGACACGGAACCAGCTGAGTCCCCAGGTGCTGAAGTGTCTTTCTCAGTTTCTGCAGATTCCTAGCATCCTGGTCCTGAACAAG GTGGACCTGCTGAAGAAGAAGCACCTTCTGCTGGACCTGGTAGTACAGCTCACTGAGGGAGTAGTCAGTGGAAAGAAGGTGGCAGTGAAACCATTGTTTAAACCTCATTCGCATTCCACCAAAagcacccccctgcagggtgcccaggctcctctgcctgaAAATGCAGCCAAAGAATCCAGTTGCCCACAGAAGGCTGGTCAAGCCCAGCTGGGCTATGACTCAGATGCTGATAGTGCTGTCAGGTCCTCGGGGCTTCTCCACACTTTGGAGGGCACAGGAGAAGTGCCTATGCCAAGCCCCCCTGTGCCTGGAGACTCGAAGAAGAAAGGCTGGCCGCACTTCCGGGAGGTCTTCATGCTGGCGGCTCTCCACGCAGATGGGGTGGAGACACTGAAG AGACACCTCCTGCTGCAAGCCAAGCCAGGCCCGTGGGAGTTCCACAGCAGGGTCTTGACCAGCCAGTCCCGTGAGGAGATCTGTGACAACATCATCCGTGAGAAGCTGCTGGAGTACCTGCCGAAGGAGGTCCCTTACTCTGTGCTTCAG AAGATGGAGAGCTGGAGTGAGGGCCCAGCTGGGGAGCTCGTCATCCAGCAGACCCTGCTGGTCCAGAAGCTGACGCATAAG AACATGCTGATCGGCAAGGATGGCAATATGATCAGCAGGATCGCCCAGGAGGCTGGGAGTGACCTGTCGGACATCTTCCTCTGTGACGTCTGCCTGAAGCTCGGAGTGAAGCTGACGAATTGA